From a region of the Pseudoxanthobacter soli DSM 19599 genome:
- a CDS encoding ATP-binding cassette domain-containing protein — translation MSASNDHRRTAAGSTPAIEATGILKNFGSLEVLRGVSVALHRGEVTAIVGDNGAGKSTFMKMLSGEYIPDGGEIRVDGKPVQFRSTHDAQAYGIETVYQDLALAPDLTVPANVFLGRELKHGGWKGRLGILDRPSMLAESHAVLSSLGVRVKSYRAATNRLSGGQRQGVAIARALKWAQHAILMDEPTAALGARQREMVYQAIRKAAERNLAVLLISHDLPQVIELADRIIVMRQGRAVADLSPSAVTVRDVVDAMLGAKEAA, via the coding sequence ATGAGTGCCTCGAACGATCATCGCCGCACCGCTGCCGGATCGACGCCGGCGATCGAAGCCACGGGCATCCTCAAGAATTTCGGTTCGCTGGAAGTGCTGCGCGGCGTCTCGGTTGCGCTGCATCGGGGCGAGGTGACGGCGATCGTCGGCGACAACGGCGCCGGCAAGTCGACCTTCATGAAGATGCTGAGCGGCGAGTATATTCCCGATGGCGGGGAAATCCGCGTCGACGGCAAGCCCGTGCAGTTCCGCAGCACCCACGATGCCCAAGCCTACGGCATCGAGACGGTCTATCAGGACCTGGCTCTGGCGCCCGACCTGACGGTCCCCGCGAACGTGTTTCTCGGCCGCGAGCTGAAGCACGGCGGCTGGAAGGGTCGCCTCGGCATCCTCGACCGGCCGTCGATGCTGGCTGAGAGCCACGCGGTGCTGAGTTCACTCGGCGTGAGGGTGAAGTCCTACCGTGCCGCCACCAACCGCTTGTCCGGCGGCCAGCGCCAGGGCGTCGCCATCGCCCGCGCGCTGAAATGGGCGCAGCACGCCATTCTCATGGACGAGCCGACGGCCGCCCTCGGCGCCCGGCAGCGCGAGATGGTCTATCAGGCGATCCGCAAGGCGGCCGAGCGCAACCTCGCCGTGCTCCTGATCTCCCACGATCTCCCGCAGGTGATCGAACTCGCCGACCGCATCATCGTGATGCGTCAGGGCCGGGCCGTCGCCGATCTGTCGCCCTCCGCGGTCACGGTGCGCGACGTGGTGGACGCCATGCTCGGCGCCAAGGAGGCGGCATGA
- a CDS encoding ABC transporter permease, translating to MTGAATTPSHPDFKAAAMTSPPTPPMQNDHQSLFARLRGATAFWMFLVLLGLVAVFSAISPNNVFLSLNNLFTIALNASQLILLACGMTFLLGARHLDLSIGSNVVLSSVLAAKTITALAGTPDEVAMGEYPNLALAVTSGTLVAFATSIAFGAVNGFLVTRLKLSSFLVTLATTAIGLGLALVITHGANVPHLPRVLQTSFAVYRVFGFVPMPVIIALAVAAVLWFVLSQTTYGTHTLAIGSSPDSARRAGIATDRHVTSLFMLMGALAGATAMLDISRFATTNISGHQTDSLQAIAAAVIGGTSLFGGIASLPGAVVGALIPVVLATGLVIMRVDSFYQLIVVGMIVIAAVYIDQRNRARET from the coding sequence ATGACCGGCGCCGCAACCACCCCTTCCCATCCGGACTTCAAGGCCGCCGCCATGACCTCTCCCCCGACGCCCCCGATGCAGAACGACCATCAGAGCCTGTTCGCGCGGCTGCGCGGCGCCACGGCGTTCTGGATGTTCCTCGTGCTTCTCGGGCTGGTGGCGGTGTTCTCGGCGATCTCGCCGAACAACGTCTTCCTCAGCCTGAACAACCTCTTCACCATCGCGCTGAACGCCTCGCAGCTCATCCTGCTCGCCTGCGGCATGACGTTCCTGCTCGGCGCGCGCCACCTCGACCTGTCGATCGGCTCCAACGTCGTGCTGTCGTCGGTGCTGGCGGCGAAGACCATCACCGCGCTCGCCGGCACGCCCGACGAGGTCGCGATGGGAGAGTACCCGAATCTCGCGCTGGCGGTGACGTCCGGCACGCTCGTCGCCTTCGCCACCTCCATCGCGTTCGGTGCGGTGAACGGGTTTCTGGTGACGCGGCTGAAGCTCAGCTCGTTCCTGGTCACGCTCGCCACCACCGCCATCGGGCTCGGGCTCGCGCTCGTCATCACCCATGGCGCAAACGTGCCCCACCTTCCCCGGGTGCTGCAGACCTCGTTCGCCGTCTACCGCGTGTTCGGCTTCGTGCCGATGCCGGTGATCATCGCCCTGGCCGTGGCGGCGGTGCTGTGGTTCGTGCTGTCGCAGACCACCTATGGCACCCACACGCTCGCCATCGGCTCCTCGCCGGATTCGGCGCGCCGGGCTGGCATCGCGACCGACCGCCACGTCACGTCGCTGTTCATGCTGATGGGCGCGCTCGCCGGCGCCACCGCGATGCTCGACATCTCGCGGTTCGCCACCACCAACATCAGCGGCCATCAGACAGACAGCCTGCAGGCGATCGCCGCGGCCGTGATCGGCGGCACCAGCCTGTTCGGCGGTATCGCCTCGCTGCCTGGCGCGGTGGTCGGCGCGCTCATCCCCGTCGTGCTGGCGACCGGCCTCGTCATCATGCGGGTCGACTCGTTCTACCAGCTCATCGTCGTCGGCATGATCGTCATCGCCGCCGTCTATATCGACCAGCGCAACCGCGCGCGCGAAACCTGA
- a CDS encoding ABC transporter substrate-binding protein, whose product MKLNAFTPAALMCGVAVLFGGVLVGSLGAATPAAADPVKIAALPGQVGIPFYTSMQCGAQAAAKEFDVKLSWAGPPDWDIAQQQPFIDAALQLKPQGVILAPTDSGALVSQVEAIEAGGTPVVTVDAPLDKPVETQSIQSNHYLGGEAAAKAMNDVAGGDGTFVVVGMRPGLPDIDARVKGFVDTFSKENPKATILPVLYPETSSTKAAEQVAAAIQANPDLKGVYVTHSAAAEGASAAILEAGMRGKIKLISFDADPQQIRDLRDGVYDALIVQEPYQMGYDAVKTLAELVRGKIKKSDVQHDHFLPSVIVTRENMSDPKIAASFYKATCD is encoded by the coding sequence ATGAAGCTGAACGCTTTCACACCCGCAGCCTTGATGTGCGGCGTTGCCGTGCTCTTCGGCGGCGTCCTCGTCGGCAGCCTCGGCGCGGCGACGCCGGCCGCTGCCGATCCGGTCAAGATCGCGGCCCTGCCGGGTCAGGTCGGCATCCCGTTCTACACGTCGATGCAGTGCGGCGCGCAGGCCGCGGCCAAGGAATTCGACGTGAAGCTGAGCTGGGCCGGCCCGCCGGACTGGGACATCGCCCAGCAGCAGCCCTTCATCGACGCCGCGCTCCAGCTGAAGCCCCAGGGCGTGATCCTCGCCCCGACCGACAGCGGCGCCCTCGTCTCGCAGGTGGAGGCGATCGAGGCCGGCGGCACGCCGGTCGTCACGGTCGACGCCCCGCTCGACAAGCCGGTCGAGACCCAGAGCATCCAGTCGAACCACTATCTCGGCGGTGAAGCCGCCGCCAAGGCGATGAACGACGTCGCCGGCGGTGACGGCACCTTCGTGGTCGTCGGCATGCGCCCCGGCCTGCCGGACATCGACGCCCGGGTGAAGGGTTTCGTCGACACCTTCTCCAAGGAGAACCCGAAGGCCACCATCCTGCCGGTGCTCTATCCCGAGACGAGCTCCACCAAGGCGGCCGAACAGGTTGCTGCCGCGATCCAGGCGAACCCGGATCTCAAGGGCGTCTACGTCACCCATTCGGCCGCGGCCGAAGGCGCCTCGGCGGCGATCCTCGAAGCCGGCATGCGCGGCAAGATCAAGCTGATCTCGTTCGATGCCGACCCCCAGCAGATCCGCGACCTGCGCGACGGCGTGTATGACGCGCTGATCGTCCAGGAGCCCTACCAGATGGGCTACGACGCCGTGAAGACCCTCGCCGAGCTCGTGCGCGGCAAGATTAAGAAAAGCGACGTCCAGCATGATCACTTCCTGCCGTCCGTCATCGTGACGCGGGAGAACATGAGCGACCCGAAGATCGCAGCCTCGTTCTACAAGGCGACCTGCGATTGA
- a CDS encoding SDR family NAD(P)-dependent oxidoreductase has protein sequence MSGRLQGRVAIVIGAAQGIGAAIARRFAREGAQVVVADLDEAGGSRLAGELGNGALFHRTDVAADGSSEALAEVVAARFGRIDILVQNAGIYPASLIEETSLDQWSRVLTTNLTGTFLAAKACLPAMRAQSYGRMIFTSSITGPRVSAPGTAAYSASKAGINGFIRTAALEFSGYGITVNGIEPGNIMTEGLTAGRGPSFIAAMTASIPLGRLGTPDDIGAAATYLASEEAGFVTGTTIVVDGGQILPESKAFADPESWS, from the coding sequence GTGTCCGGGCGTCTCCAAGGCCGCGTCGCCATTGTCATTGGTGCCGCACAGGGAATAGGCGCGGCGATCGCGCGCCGCTTCGCCCGCGAAGGCGCGCAGGTCGTCGTCGCCGATCTCGACGAAGCCGGCGGCTCGCGGCTCGCCGGCGAACTCGGCAACGGTGCCCTGTTCCATCGCACCGACGTCGCCGCCGACGGCAGCAGCGAAGCGCTCGCCGAAGTCGTCGCCGCCCGGTTCGGTCGCATCGATATCCTCGTGCAGAATGCCGGCATCTATCCCGCGAGTCTGATCGAGGAGACCTCGCTCGATCAGTGGAGCCGGGTGCTCACGACCAATCTCACCGGCACGTTCCTCGCCGCCAAGGCCTGCCTGCCGGCGATGCGCGCGCAGTCCTACGGGCGGATGATCTTCACCTCCTCCATCACCGGACCGCGAGTGAGCGCGCCGGGCACGGCGGCCTATTCGGCCAGCAAGGCCGGCATCAACGGCTTCATCCGCACCGCGGCGCTCGAATTTTCCGGCTACGGCATCACCGTCAACGGCATCGAGCCCGGCAACATCATGACCGAGGGCCTGACGGCCGGCCGCGGGCCGTCGTTCATCGCCGCGATGACGGCCTCGATCCCCCTCGGCCGGCTCGGCACGCCGGACGACATCGGTGCCGCCGCGACCTATCTTGCCTCCGAGGAAGCCGGATTCGTCACCGGCACGACCATCGTCGTCGACGGCGGCCAGATCCTGCCGGAATCCAAGGCGTTCGCCGATCCCGAAAGCTGGAGCTGA
- a CDS encoding dimethylamine monooxygenase subunit DmmA family protein — translation MEGTSRSLPLYAPLALDPTGREHLAVLDAAAVLDDPAFGSAEVWQVGRSHPGTAELLAALGDRLATASVGLRLYALGSEDFLWSVMAAAHAAGLGRDEVRLACTGDPARRIRCVHCQHIGVAPLGRLDDTTVTCGGCGRRLTLRPHFSPRLGAYLGVAEPGGTP, via the coding sequence ATGGAAGGCACCAGCCGCAGCCTGCCGCTCTACGCGCCGCTTGCCCTCGACCCGACGGGGCGGGAGCATCTCGCGGTGCTCGATGCCGCCGCCGTGCTCGACGATCCCGCGTTCGGAAGCGCGGAGGTCTGGCAGGTCGGGCGCAGCCATCCGGGCACGGCCGAATTACTCGCCGCCCTCGGTGACCGGCTCGCGACGGCCTCGGTCGGGCTCAGGCTCTATGCGCTCGGAAGCGAGGATTTTCTCTGGTCCGTCATGGCCGCAGCCCATGCTGCCGGGCTCGGCCGGGACGAGGTGCGGCTCGCCTGCACTGGCGATCCGGCCCGGCGCATCCGCTGCGTCCATTGCCAGCACATCGGCGTCGCCCCGCTCGGGCGGCTTGACGATACGACGGTGACCTGCGGCGGGTGCGGGCGGCGCCTGACACTGCGGCCGCATTTCTCACCGCGTCTCGGCGCTTATCTCGGCGTCGCCGAACCCGGGGGCACGCCATGA
- a CDS encoding PDR/VanB family oxidoreductase — protein sequence MPVPPIAVRIAVIEALSATLRRFALEPADGAVLAPAAPGAHILVALDDGGGTVRRNAYSLIEPPDRLNRYEIIVRHAEASRGGSAYLHKRAGVGDILRVLPPQSAFPPVASARQHVMVSAGIGITPFLFYRRAFETTGGSWELHQCCRPDEATAFAGLADLDTEQRVHIHAGRGAFDLDAVLCRQPLGTHLYCCGPAGFMAAVRDRATALGWPPSRLHEERFGDTTAGTPFTAWLGRSRREITVGAHESLLEALETAGLEVPFLCRGGVCGACRVGVTEGGIDHRDRVLTEGERTAGDTLLACISRAAGSRLVLDL from the coding sequence ATGCCCGTCCCTCCGATCGCCGTGCGCATCGCCGTCATTGAGGCGCTGTCAGCCACGCTCCGCCGCTTCGCGCTTGAGCCGGCCGACGGCGCGGTGCTGGCGCCGGCCGCACCAGGAGCCCACATCCTCGTCGCGCTCGACGACGGCGGCGGCACGGTGCGGCGCAATGCCTATTCGCTGATCGAGCCCCCGGACCGCCTCAACCGCTACGAAATCATCGTGCGGCACGCTGAAGCCTCACGCGGAGGCTCGGCCTACCTGCACAAGCGCGCCGGTGTCGGCGATATCCTGCGGGTGCTGCCGCCGCAGAGTGCCTTTCCGCCGGTCGCCTCCGCCCGCCAGCATGTGATGGTCTCGGCCGGCATCGGCATCACCCCGTTCCTGTTCTATCGCCGCGCCTTCGAAACGACCGGCGGCTCTTGGGAACTGCACCAGTGCTGCCGCCCCGACGAGGCAACTGCCTTCGCCGGTCTGGCGGACCTGGACACTGAACAGCGGGTGCACATCCACGCCGGGCGCGGCGCTTTCGACCTCGATGCCGTTCTCTGCCGCCAGCCGCTCGGCACCCACCTCTATTGCTGCGGGCCGGCCGGGTTCATGGCGGCGGTGCGGGACCGGGCGACCGCCCTCGGCTGGCCGCCCTCGCGCCTCCACGAGGAACGCTTCGGCGACACCACAGCGGGAACGCCATTCACGGCGTGGCTCGGCCGCAGTCGGCGAGAGATCACCGTCGGCGCCCACGAGAGTCTGCTCGAAGCACTGGAGACCGCCGGGCTGGAGGTGCCGTTCCTGTGCCGCGGCGGCGTCTGCGGGGCCTGCCGCGTCGGCGTGACCGAGGGCGGGATCGACCATCGCGACAGGGTTCTGACCGAGGGCGAGCGAACGGCGGGCGACACCCTGCTGGCTTGCATCTCCCGCGCGGCCGGTTCCCGCCTCGTGCTCGACCTTTAG
- a CDS encoding heme-dependent oxidative N-demethylase family protein — MTDPQPETFRNALRFRNSPETIRRFPFPFEADAYRTSTNLEQHDRTGPGPAYRALFDIDAHYDEEMREKAFVLANDPARCQILPHMAPAAWDALGYIMENLTRDFPADFSLDRAGERWRWRNRRLGIDRAFRFGDDASLPGGPLDFIGRQVQGDLILLDQRDGNLWLDGGMLTAAQGWSLDFNLGMSWTEWHGPVTGANEVAVIDRGLAFTLALRPEAPVRRPNWIVCITPRLDNSLETYPDWGAAYTGAPPADIGRDVFLRVEMQQLFRLPRSNAVLFAIRVYMASLNDLATVPKWVKRLHRVFRDLPDDIERVKGLPFRREIVAWLAAHDDGSPLTPGRGPE; from the coding sequence ATGACGGACCCGCAGCCTGAGACCTTCCGCAACGCGCTCCGCTTCCGCAACAGCCCGGAGACGATCCGCCGCTTTCCGTTCCCGTTCGAGGCGGACGCCTACCGCACCTCGACCAATCTCGAGCAGCACGACCGCACCGGTCCCGGCCCGGCCTATCGGGCGCTGTTCGACATCGACGCGCACTACGATGAGGAAATGCGCGAGAAGGCCTTCGTGCTGGCGAACGACCCCGCGCGCTGCCAGATACTGCCGCACATGGCGCCGGCGGCGTGGGACGCCCTCGGCTACATCATGGAAAATCTCACCCGCGACTTTCCCGCCGATTTCAGCCTCGACCGTGCGGGAGAGCGCTGGCGCTGGCGCAATCGCCGGCTCGGCATCGACCGGGCCTTCCGCTTCGGCGACGATGCCTCGCTGCCCGGCGGCCCGCTCGACTTCATCGGCCGGCAGGTGCAGGGCGACCTCATCCTGCTCGACCAGCGCGACGGCAATCTCTGGCTCGACGGCGGAATGCTGACGGCGGCGCAGGGCTGGTCGCTCGATTTCAATCTCGGCATGAGCTGGACCGAGTGGCATGGCCCGGTGACTGGGGCCAATGAGGTCGCGGTGATCGACCGGGGCCTTGCCTTCACCCTCGCCCTAAGGCCCGAGGCGCCGGTGCGCCGGCCAAACTGGATCGTCTGCATCACGCCGCGGCTCGACAACAGCCTGGAGACCTATCCGGACTGGGGCGCGGCCTATACCGGTGCGCCACCCGCCGACATCGGCCGGGACGTGTTCCTGCGGGTGGAGATGCAGCAGCTCTTCCGCCTGCCGCGCAGCAACGCGGTGCTGTTCGCCATCCGCGTCTACATGGCGAGCCTCAATGACCTCGCCACCGTGCCGAAGTGGGTCAAGCGGCTCCACCGCGTGTTTCGCGACCTGCCGGACGATATCGAGCGCGTGAAAGGCCTGCCGTTCCGCCGCGAGATCGTGGCGTGGCTCGCCGCCCACGACGACGGCAGCCCGCTCACCCCGGGCCGGGGCCCCGAATAG
- a CDS encoding bile acid:sodium symporter family protein → MAFIARFSAFVGKTFAFWTILFAVLGFAFPDVFRQIGPYIVILLGIIMFGMGLTISADDFREVVRRPLDVLIGVLAQFIIMPLLAFGLTRVIPMPPEVAAGVILVGCCPGGTSSNVMTYLSKGDVALSVACTSVTTLLAPIVTPFLVWALASQFLPVNALAMFMSILQVVLVPLALGFALQKIAPGIVKAAVPVLPLVSVTGIVLIVAAVVGASKGAIVQSGLMIFAVVVIHNGLGYLLGYFAARATGLSLAKRKAIAIEVGMQNSGLGAALANAHFSPLAAVPSAIFSVWHNISGALLANYFAARTDEPAPSSARKGTGAR, encoded by the coding sequence TTGGCATTCATCGCGCGTTTCTCGGCGTTCGTCGGCAAGACGTTCGCCTTCTGGACCATCCTGTTCGCGGTCCTCGGCTTCGCCTTCCCGGACGTCTTCCGGCAGATCGGGCCCTATATCGTCATCCTGCTCGGCATCATCATGTTCGGCATGGGCCTGACGATCTCGGCGGACGATTTCCGCGAGGTGGTCCGCCGCCCGCTCGACGTGCTGATCGGCGTGCTCGCGCAGTTCATCATCATGCCGCTGCTGGCGTTCGGGCTTACCCGGGTGATTCCGATGCCGCCGGAGGTCGCGGCCGGCGTGATCCTGGTCGGCTGCTGCCCCGGCGGCACGTCGAGCAACGTGATGACCTATCTCAGCAAGGGCGATGTCGCGCTTTCGGTGGCGTGCACCAGCGTCACGACCCTGCTCGCGCCGATCGTCACCCCGTTCCTGGTGTGGGCGCTTGCCAGCCAGTTCCTGCCCGTGAACGCGCTGGCGATGTTCATGAGCATCCTGCAGGTTGTGCTCGTGCCTCTGGCGCTCGGCTTCGCGCTGCAGAAGATCGCGCCCGGTATCGTCAAGGCCGCCGTGCCTGTGCTGCCGCTCGTCAGCGTCACCGGCATCGTGCTGATCGTGGCGGCCGTCGTCGGCGCCAGCAAGGGCGCCATCGTGCAGTCCGGCCTGATGATCTTCGCCGTGGTGGTCATCCACAACGGGCTCGGCTACCTGCTCGGCTACTTCGCCGCGCGCGCCACGGGGCTGTCCCTCGCCAAGCGGAAGGCGATCGCCATCGAGGTCGGCATGCAGAACAGCGGTCTCGGGGCCGCACTGGCGAATGCCCACTTCTCGCCGCTCGCGGCGGTGCCGAGCGCCATCTTCAGCGTCTGGCATAACATTTCCGGCGCGCTGCTCGCGAACTATTTCGCTGCCCGCACGGACGAGCCCGCGCCGTCGAGCGCCCGCAAGGGTACCGGCGCCCGCTGA
- a CDS encoding HPP family protein, whose protein sequence is MEIVLSGFRRLLHFRPILPGTTLRDRLLACLGAFAGIGLTAFASGFAAADTTHLLWIVPPMGASAVLLFAVPSSPMAQPWPAIGGNVVSALVGVAVAHVMPLSAVSAGIAVAVAIGVMSLLRCLHPPGGAAALVGLFAGASSSYLLPLLPVGLNAAVLVGCAWLYHRASGHSYPHVVPKSAPAAGPLPWRFDREDVEAALEDLGEPFDIDPGDVERLLRDVERRAVARARQKGGATKAAAVASSAR, encoded by the coding sequence TTGGAGATCGTCTTGTCCGGGTTTCGCCGCCTGCTTCACTTTCGCCCTATTTTGCCGGGAACGACGCTGCGTGACCGGCTGCTTGCTTGCCTCGGAGCCTTTGCCGGCATCGGGTTGACGGCGTTCGCGTCCGGTTTCGCGGCGGCGGACACCACGCATCTTCTCTGGATCGTTCCGCCGATGGGTGCATCGGCCGTCCTGTTGTTCGCCGTTCCGTCGAGCCCGATGGCGCAGCCGTGGCCGGCCATCGGCGGCAATGTCGTCTCGGCTTTGGTCGGCGTCGCCGTGGCGCACGTCATGCCGCTGTCCGCCGTGTCAGCCGGCATCGCGGTGGCGGTCGCCATCGGGGTCATGTCATTGCTGCGCTGTCTGCACCCGCCTGGTGGCGCTGCCGCCCTTGTCGGCCTGTTCGCAGGCGCGTCGTCGAGCTACCTGCTCCCTCTGCTGCCGGTCGGCCTGAACGCAGCGGTGCTGGTCGGCTGCGCATGGCTCTATCATCGCGCCTCTGGCCACAGCTATCCGCACGTGGTGCCGAAGAGCGCTCCGGCGGCCGGCCCGCTGCCGTGGCGATTCGACCGGGAAGATGTCGAAGCGGCGCTCGAGGACCTCGGCGAGCCGTTCGATATCGATCCGGGTGATGTCGAACGATTGCTGCGCGACGTCGAGCGGCGGGCCGTCGCTCGCGCACGGCAGAAGGGCGGCGCGACGAAGGCCGCAGCGGTTGCCTCCAGCGCCCGCTGA
- a CDS encoding heme biosynthesis protein HemY — translation MIRILAFLAVVFALAAGASWIADRPGAVAFDWLGYHVETSMTVALVALLVFVVVVLVVWSILVALWRSPRRLRHYFVRSRRERGRNALSRGLVAVGAGDLRLARRYMTEARRAVPHDPATRLLEAQTAQLAGDRAGARAAFEAMLEREETRLLGLRGLFVEATREGAAEAAHSYAERAAREAPALPWAASALFEQAAAARQFDRAIELLSRNAGARLVEKPRARRLKAVLLTARALELEAGDPELARAMALEAHSLAPDLEPAAAVAGRLLTRNGEVRKATKVVEATWKRSPHPELAETYAAIRPGDSARDRLKRMRALAALSPRHVEGELAVAHAAIEAREFETARGLLRTVLETRPSQRACLLMADLEEAEFGAGGRMREWLGRAVNAPRDPVWTADGYVSEHWGPISPVTGRLDAFEWKVPVEALDAPSAPVVDEALFGPPPAPPAPAALVPAAAASASPAVATGPVPPAAAVAPGTPPDVPRPRPASESATASPSEAEPFSLSHPPDDPGPDFDEDDLTTTSAAKVAARS, via the coding sequence ATGATCCGCATCCTCGCCTTCCTCGCCGTCGTGTTCGCGCTCGCGGCGGGTGCCTCCTGGATCGCAGACCGGCCGGGAGCTGTCGCCTTCGACTGGCTCGGCTACCATGTCGAGACCTCGATGACGGTGGCGCTGGTGGCGCTGCTGGTGTTCGTCGTGGTCGTGCTCGTGGTGTGGTCGATCCTGGTGGCGCTGTGGCGCTCGCCCCGGCGGCTCCGCCACTATTTCGTCCGGTCGAGGCGCGAGCGCGGCCGCAATGCGCTGTCGCGCGGGCTTGTGGCCGTCGGCGCCGGCGATCTGCGTCTCGCCCGCCGGTACATGACGGAGGCCCGCCGCGCGGTGCCGCACGATCCGGCGACCCGGCTGCTCGAAGCGCAGACCGCGCAGCTCGCGGGCGACCGTGCCGGCGCGCGCGCCGCCTTCGAGGCCATGCTGGAGCGTGAGGAGACCCGGCTTCTCGGCCTGCGCGGGCTGTTCGTCGAGGCCACCCGGGAGGGCGCGGCCGAGGCCGCCCATTCCTATGCCGAGCGTGCCGCGCGCGAGGCGCCGGCACTGCCCTGGGCCGCATCGGCCCTGTTCGAGCAGGCGGCCGCCGCGCGACAGTTCGACCGCGCCATCGAATTGCTGTCGCGCAATGCCGGTGCCCGGCTCGTCGAGAAGCCGCGTGCGCGGCGCCTCAAGGCCGTGCTGTTGACGGCGCGCGCGCTGGAGCTCGAGGCCGGTGATCCGGAACTGGCGCGGGCCATGGCGCTCGAAGCGCACAGCCTCGCTCCCGATCTCGAACCGGCGGCGGCCGTCGCCGGTCGCCTGCTCACCCGCAACGGCGAAGTCCGCAAGGCGACCAAGGTCGTGGAGGCGACGTGGAAGCGCTCGCCGCACCCCGAACTGGCCGAGACCTATGCCGCGATTCGCCCCGGTGACAGTGCCCGCGACCGGCTGAAGCGGATGCGAGCGCTCGCGGCGCTTTCGCCCCGGCATGTCGAAGGCGAACTCGCGGTCGCCCACGCCGCCATCGAGGCCCGCGAATTCGAGACCGCGCGCGGCCTTCTGCGCACGGTGCTGGAAACGCGGCCGAGCCAGCGGGCCTGCCTGTTGATGGCGGACCTGGAGGAGGCGGAGTTCGGTGCCGGCGGCCGGATGCGCGAATGGCTCGGCCGTGCCGTCAATGCGCCGCGCGATCCGGTCTGGACCGCGGACGGCTATGTCAGCGAGCATTGGGGCCCGATCTCTCCGGTCACCGGCCGGCTCGATGCCTTCGAGTGGAAGGTGCCGGTGGAGGCGCTGGACGCTCCCTCCGCGCCGGTGGTCGACGAGGCTCTGTTCGGCCCGCCGCCGGCGCCCCCTGCGCCCGCGGCACTCGTGCCTGCGGCCGCGGCCTCCGCCAGTCCCGCCGTCGCCACGGGCCCTGTGCCGCCCGCGGCGGCCGTCGCTCCCGGCACCCCGCCGGATGTGCCCCGGCCACGCCCGGCATCCGAATCGGCTACGGCTTCGCCCTCCGAAGCGGAGCCGTTCTCGCTCAGCCATCCGCCCGACGATCCGGGGCCGGATTTCGATGAGGACGACCTCACGACGACGTCCGCCGCGAAGGTCGCCGCGCGGTCCTAG
- a CDS encoding COG4223 family protein, whose product MATAVVAAILGGAVALGGGYALVASGRVSLPVETRSAIPDVVEARLGALEAAKAGAGDAAARLSALAANVQADHEALGQLGASVESLSAELKAAVAAAPDKAALDEAAKRIGAAEGRLQDLANRIDALAPLSARLGAAEATDADLAKRIADLNAEVETLARGVRAANVNGEAATAFALSSLERAVDDGGSFTAELTLLSGRVGADLTAPLEGFAVGGVPTRAAIAGGFEAAENAILATAEQPVGDSYLERFLADARALVHIRPTGPIPGDDVEAITSRLKAAVESGDLPGALKLWESLPDPARKASADWAALLKARVDAEAAVAKLSDAVLTKSAAAPTATPPAAAGATP is encoded by the coding sequence GTGGCGACGGCCGTCGTCGCCGCGATCCTTGGCGGTGCCGTCGCGCTCGGCGGTGGCTATGCGCTCGTCGCCTCCGGCCGCGTGAGCCTTCCCGTCGAAACCCGTTCCGCGATCCCCGACGTCGTCGAGGCGCGCCTCGGCGCGCTGGAGGCGGCGAAGGCCGGTGCCGGCGATGCCGCGGCCCGCCTCTCCGCCCTTGCGGCCAATGTCCAGGCCGACCACGAGGCGCTGGGCCAGCTCGGTGCCTCGGTCGAAAGCCTCTCGGCCGAACTGAAGGCCGCGGTCGCGGCCGCGCCGGACAAGGCGGCGCTCGACGAGGCCGCGAAACGCATCGGCGCGGCCGAGGGCCGGCTGCAGGACCTCGCCAACCGCATCGATGCGCTCGCCCCGCTCTCCGCCCGCCTCGGTGCGGCGGAGGCGACCGACGCCGACCTCGCCAAACGGATCGCCGATCTCAATGCCGAGGTGGAGACGCTGGCGCGAGGCGTGCGCGCGGCCAACGTCAACGGTGAGGCGGCCACGGCGTTCGCCCTGTCGAGCCTGGAGCGGGCCGTCGACGACGGCGGCTCGTTCACGGCGGAACTGACCCTTCTTTCCGGCCGGGTCGGGGCCGATCTCACGGCGCCGCTCGAGGGCTTCGCCGTCGGCGGTGTGCCGACGCGGGCGGCGATCGCCGGCGGCTTCGAGGCTGCGGAGAACGCGATTCTCGCAACCGCCGAACAGCCCGTGGGCGACAGCTATCTCGAACGTTTCCTCGCCGATGCGCGCGCGCTCGTCCATATCCGCCCGACCGGCCCGATCCCTGGCGACGATGTCGAGGCCATCACCAGCCGGCTCAAGGCCGCGGTGGAATCTGGCGACCTGCCGGGCGCCCTGAAGCTGTGGGAAAGTCTGCCGGACCCCGCCCGGAAGGCCTCGGCCGATTGGGCGGCGCTTCTCAAGGCGCGCGTCGATGCCGAGGCGGCGGTGGCGAAGCTGTCGGACGCGGTACTGACCAAGTCTGCCGCCGCGCCGACTGCTACACCGCCGGCCGCCGCCGGCGCGACGCCCTGA